One region of Alosa sapidissima isolate fAloSap1 chromosome 1, fAloSap1.pri, whole genome shotgun sequence genomic DNA includes:
- the LOC121683854 gene encoding putative nuclease HARBI1, whose protein sequence is MEENNAQRPLLFMLTYLLMKRRRDLNSVNVERRNEIQRRSRLRQYFLQKQKRTLMMLLTQSSQSCSCPIPTRVWSNTESTDWWERVVMREFQPADWLEKFRMSKETFFFLCGKLKLRLTRQDTRLRPALPLEKRVAVALWRLATNVEYRTISELFGVGRSTVCKCVREVCHAIVVLLKPLYLCTPSEQELEDAAKLFQTRWGFPHCVGVLGSLHVPIIAPSSNTDSYWNSQGWLSVVMQAAVNGLGHFWDVCAGFPGSTEHAAILQNSTLWAQACEGGLAPSPPRSFMGRPLGYLMLGDAGYPLRSWLLKCYPERPQITASQQTFNRRLLRAHSVLDVALLRLRARWQCLHKRNDCGLDVVPTMVLACCILHNICEVHGDTFVEDWVDVVRHGECPQPTDTLSPSVGEDEVEEVRGLYCEYFQQQEQEHSQPV, encoded by the exons ATGGAGGAGAACAATGCACAGAGACCACTTTTGTTTATGCTAACCTATTTGCTAATGAAGCGTCGAAGAGATCTTAACAGTGTGAATGTTGAAAGACGGAATGAAATCCAGAGACGATCACGGCTCAGGCAATATTTTTTACAGAAGCAGAAGAGGACCCTGATG ATGCTCCTTACTCAGAGCAGTCAGAGTTGTTCCTGTCCAATCCCTACACGTGTCTGGAGCAACACTGAGAGCACTGACTGGTGGGAACGTGTGGTCATGCGTGAGTTCCAGCCTGCTGATTGGTTGGAGAAGTTCCGTATGAGCAAGGAAACTTTTTTCTTCTTGTGTGGCAAGCTGAAACTGCGGTTGACCCGGCAGGACACCCGTCTGCGGCCTGCATTGCCCTTGGAGAAGCGTGTGGCTGTGGCTCTTTGGCGCCTGGCCACCAACGTTGAGTACCGCACCATCAGTGAGCTGTTTGGGGTGGGCCGCTCCACGGTCTGCAAGTGTGTCAGGGAGGTCTGTCACGCCATCGTGGTGCTGCTCAAGCCTCTGTACCTGTGCACACCCAGTGAGCAGGAGCTTGAGGATGCCGCAAAGCTCTTCCAGACACGCTGGGGCTTTCCACACTGCGTGGGGGTCCTGGGCAGCCTCCACGTGCCCATCATCGCCCCCTCCAGCAACACGGACAGCTACTGGAACTCACAGGGCTGGCTGTCTGTGGTCATGCAAGCTGCCGTCAACGGCCTCGGGCACTTCTGGGACGTCTGCGCAGGTTTTCCTGGCAGCACGGAGCACGCGGCCATCCTGCAGAACTCCACCCTCTGGGCGCAGGCCTGTGAAGGTGGCCTTGCGCCGAGCCCTCCCAGGAGCTTCATGGGACGGCCCCTCGGTTACCTGATGCTGGGGGACGCTGGGTACCCCTTGCGGAGCTGGTTGCTCAAATGCTACCCGGAGCGGCCGCAGATCACTGCCAGCCAGCAGACATTCAACCGGAGGCTCCTGCGTGCACACAGTGTCCTCGATGTGGCACTGTTGCGCTTGCGGGCACGCTGGCAGTGCCTCCATAAGCGCAATGACTGTGGGCTAGATGTGGTGCCCACCATGGTGCTGGCCTGTTGCATCCTGCACAACATCTGCGAGGTGCACGGGGATACGTTTGTGGAGGATTGGGTAGACGTGGTGAGGCATGGGGAGTGTCCTCAGCCCACAGACACACTGTCCCCCTCTGTCGGGGAGGATGAAGTAGAGGAGGTGCGGGGACTCTACTGTGAGTACTTTCAGCAGCAGGAGCAAGAACATTCCCAGCCAGTCTAA
- the LOC121683430 gene encoding fizzy-related protein homolog isoform X2 has product MDQEYESRLLRQINIQNDNASPIKMTEVMRALTPTNSPLSSPSKHGDRFIPSRAGANWSVNFHRINENEKSHNQNRKTKDGTSDNSKDGLAYSALLKNELLGAGIEKVQDPQTEDRRLQPSTPEKRSLFSYSLSAKRSLPDDGNSVSPYSLSPVSSNSQKLLRSPRKPTRKISKIPFKVLDAPELQDDFYLNLVDWSSLNVLSVGLGTCVYLWSACTSQVTRLCDLSVEGDSVTSVGWSERGNLVAVGTHKGFVQIWDAAAGKKLSVLEGHTARVGALAWNVDQLSSGSRDRLILQRDIRAPPLQSERRLQGHRQEVCGLKWSTDHQLLASGGNDNKLLVWNHSSVLPVQQYTEHLAAVKAIAWSPHQHGLLASGGGTADRCIRFWNTLTGQPLQCTDTGSQVCNLAWSKHTNELVSTHGYSQNQILVWKYPSLTQVAKLTGHSYRVLYLAMSPDGEAIVTGAGDETLRFWNVFSKMRSTKESISVLNLFTRIR; this is encoded by the exons ATGGACCAGGAGTATGAGAGCCGGCTGTTAAGACAGATCAACATCCAGAATGACAATGCCAGCCCAATC AAGATGACTGAGGTCATGAGGGCGCTGACGCCGACcaactcccctctctcctctcccagtaAGCATGGGGACCGGTTCATCCCGTCTCGAGCTGGGGCCAACTGGAGTGTGAATTTCCATCGCATAAAT gaAAATGAGAAGTCGCACAATCAAAACAGAAAGACAAAAGATGGCACATCAGACAACAGCAAGG ACGGCCTGGCGTACTCTGCCCTGCTGAAGAACGAGCTGTTGGGCGCGGGCATCGAGAAGGTGCAGGACCCCCAGACAGAGGACCGCAGGCTACAGCCCTCCACCCCAGAGAAGAGAAGCCTCTTCAGT TATTCCCTCAGTGCCAAGCGCTCCCTACCAGATGATGGTAACAGTGTATCGCCATACTCTTTGTCACCTGTCAGCAGCAACAG TCAGAAATTGTTGCGGTCACCAAGGAAACCGACTCGAAAGATCTCAAAGATCCCGTTCAAGGTGCTGGACGCTCCTGAACTGCAGGACGACTTCTACCTGAACCTTGTGGACTGGTCCTCCCTCAACGTACTTAGCGTAGGCCTGGGCacctgtgtgtacctgtggaGTGCCTGTACCAGCCAG GTGACCCGTTTGTGTGACCTATCAGTGGAGGGGGATTCTGTGACATCAGTGGGATGGTCAGAAAGG GGTAATCTGGTGGCTGTGGGCACACACAAAGGCTTTGTACAGATctgggatgctgctgctggtaaGAAGCTCTCTGTCCTGGAGGGACACACAGCCAGAGTGG GTGCTCTGGCCTGGAACGTGGACCAGCTGTCGTCGGGCAGCCGTGACCGTCTGATCCTGCAGCGGGACATCCGGGCTCCGCCGCTGCAGTCGGAGCGCAGGCTGCAGGGCCACCGGCAGGAGGTGTGCGGCCTCAAGTGGAGCACGGACCACCAGCTGCTCGCCTCCGGGGGCAACGACAACAAG ctgCTGGTGTGGAACCACTCGAGCGTGCTCCCGGTGCAGCAGTACACGGAGCACCTGGCGGCGGTGAAGGCCATCGCCTGGTCACCCCATCAGCACGGGCTGCTGGCGTCGGGAGGGGGCACGGCCGACCGCTGCATCCGCTTTTGGAACACGCTGACGGGCCAGCCGCTGCAATGCACCGACACCGGCTCCCAGGTCTGCAACCTGGCCTGGTCCAAGCACACCAACGAACTG GTGAGCACACACGGCTATTCCCAGAATCAGATCCTGGTGTGGAAGTACCCTTCCCTCACACAAGTGGCCAAGCTCACGGGCCACTCCTACAGAGTACTCTATCTG GCTATGTCCCCTGACGGAGAGGCCATTGTGACCGGGGCTGGGGATGAGACTCTGCGCTTCTGGAATGTCTTCAGTAAAATGAGATCTACCAAG GAATCCATATCTGTTCTGAACCTCTTTACAAGGATTCGATAA
- the LOC121683430 gene encoding fizzy-related protein homolog isoform X1, which translates to MDQEYESRLLRQINIQNDNASPIKMTEVMRALTPTNSPLSSPSKHGDRFIPSRAGANWSVNFHRINENEKSHNQNRKTKDGTSDNSKADGLAYSALLKNELLGAGIEKVQDPQTEDRRLQPSTPEKRSLFSYSLSAKRSLPDDGNSVSPYSLSPVSSNSQKLLRSPRKPTRKISKIPFKVLDAPELQDDFYLNLVDWSSLNVLSVGLGTCVYLWSACTSQVTRLCDLSVEGDSVTSVGWSERGNLVAVGTHKGFVQIWDAAAGKKLSVLEGHTARVGALAWNVDQLSSGSRDRLILQRDIRAPPLQSERRLQGHRQEVCGLKWSTDHQLLASGGNDNKLLVWNHSSVLPVQQYTEHLAAVKAIAWSPHQHGLLASGGGTADRCIRFWNTLTGQPLQCTDTGSQVCNLAWSKHTNELVSTHGYSQNQILVWKYPSLTQVAKLTGHSYRVLYLAMSPDGEAIVTGAGDETLRFWNVFSKMRSTKESISVLNLFTRIR; encoded by the exons ATGGACCAGGAGTATGAGAGCCGGCTGTTAAGACAGATCAACATCCAGAATGACAATGCCAGCCCAATC AAGATGACTGAGGTCATGAGGGCGCTGACGCCGACcaactcccctctctcctctcccagtaAGCATGGGGACCGGTTCATCCCGTCTCGAGCTGGGGCCAACTGGAGTGTGAATTTCCATCGCATAAAT gaAAATGAGAAGTCGCACAATCAAAACAGAAAGACAAAAGATGGCACATCAGACAACAGCAAGG CAGACGGCCTGGCGTACTCTGCCCTGCTGAAGAACGAGCTGTTGGGCGCGGGCATCGAGAAGGTGCAGGACCCCCAGACAGAGGACCGCAGGCTACAGCCCTCCACCCCAGAGAAGAGAAGCCTCTTCAGT TATTCCCTCAGTGCCAAGCGCTCCCTACCAGATGATGGTAACAGTGTATCGCCATACTCTTTGTCACCTGTCAGCAGCAACAG TCAGAAATTGTTGCGGTCACCAAGGAAACCGACTCGAAAGATCTCAAAGATCCCGTTCAAGGTGCTGGACGCTCCTGAACTGCAGGACGACTTCTACCTGAACCTTGTGGACTGGTCCTCCCTCAACGTACTTAGCGTAGGCCTGGGCacctgtgtgtacctgtggaGTGCCTGTACCAGCCAG GTGACCCGTTTGTGTGACCTATCAGTGGAGGGGGATTCTGTGACATCAGTGGGATGGTCAGAAAGG GGTAATCTGGTGGCTGTGGGCACACACAAAGGCTTTGTACAGATctgggatgctgctgctggtaaGAAGCTCTCTGTCCTGGAGGGACACACAGCCAGAGTGG GTGCTCTGGCCTGGAACGTGGACCAGCTGTCGTCGGGCAGCCGTGACCGTCTGATCCTGCAGCGGGACATCCGGGCTCCGCCGCTGCAGTCGGAGCGCAGGCTGCAGGGCCACCGGCAGGAGGTGTGCGGCCTCAAGTGGAGCACGGACCACCAGCTGCTCGCCTCCGGGGGCAACGACAACAAG ctgCTGGTGTGGAACCACTCGAGCGTGCTCCCGGTGCAGCAGTACACGGAGCACCTGGCGGCGGTGAAGGCCATCGCCTGGTCACCCCATCAGCACGGGCTGCTGGCGTCGGGAGGGGGCACGGCCGACCGCTGCATCCGCTTTTGGAACACGCTGACGGGCCAGCCGCTGCAATGCACCGACACCGGCTCCCAGGTCTGCAACCTGGCCTGGTCCAAGCACACCAACGAACTG GTGAGCACACACGGCTATTCCCAGAATCAGATCCTGGTGTGGAAGTACCCTTCCCTCACACAAGTGGCCAAGCTCACGGGCCACTCCTACAGAGTACTCTATCTG GCTATGTCCCCTGACGGAGAGGCCATTGTGACCGGGGCTGGGGATGAGACTCTGCGCTTCTGGAATGTCTTCAGTAAAATGAGATCTACCAAG GAATCCATATCTGTTCTGAACCTCTTTACAAGGATTCGATAA